A window of the Natrinema salifodinae genome harbors these coding sequences:
- a CDS encoding ATPase, T2SS/T4P/T4SS family, producing MAIDEADQSDAGDFSEGEASDAASEDERSHESGADPGPVLNAGARVGEYTWEEFMDEYGHGDEVSVLYPDEERTDADDQLGLDTDEDVGPTVPSGDDWDRVEFDPEAYLGHHPDDLTEDVLPTAGDNAETLWDTFLEYVDPETTPVVKDTWTWEHYKWEYYYEDDGSRPRDSDGEIVRHDEEEALGFDPDTLEQRLAAGNDAALELDEIVEERTVNVQDDIDEDEFFSTAAGNTTVSNRYDLEKAVPLEKKTHFREVERYWVNKPYAYVVIFHSEKENEKKYYLIEPYQNEIETELQEFLSGKLRTAIKYSEDGIKEKATEDGRRSVIEDETRKLLRRYDLFEATAADESESIVERLRGLLDDEDVDLEDAGPSQLEGIEVRPEPAILEDDPDTLSEYQVEKLLYALKRNFIGYERIDGIKHDINVEDISCDGYNSPVFVYHSEYEQIISNVYHGEDELDDFVVKLAQRSGKGISKRLPQVDATLPDGSRAQLTLGEEVSDHGTNYTIRQFKDVPFTPIDLINWNTFSLDEMAFLWLAIENHKSLIFAGGTASGKTTSLNAVSLFIPSSAKIVSIEDTREVELPQRNWIASVTRPSFSDDEQGDVDEFDLLEAALRQRPDYIVMGEIRGEEGRTLFQVMSTGHTTYTTFHADSVDEVLKRFTTDPINVSKTMFTALDLVSIQTQTRVQGRKVRRNKSLTEINHYEAEHDEINVQDVYQWQAETDEYLKMGDSNTLEEIQFDRGWSKEKLEEELFKREVILAYLIKNGLNTYTQVAATIQAFINDPDTILTLIANGQLEDSLEDLREMESVLIDVDQEKEELVPRPEATDETYNLSMDLLERAEESLFEEYRGKVPSGLASVLSGVEEATNKIEVDGTDAEEFDFAGDLDQAVEETEWELGDGATEFAADDGSGAAGDDAEPAWLNDDTGFDIDGDNADTADAATAEAGSGASAETAASPDADSELPVAVDSDADAADAANAANSNSADGGSGVSSTTSTESSESRSVDAEDESESPERSAQSTRSADSTATAAGSESEPTGSTVFPGDDTEDEDLGGLFDDMGETIDELEEPTQPDQADGDGAATDSDPDAVFAQDDLDSIFDPDSDGSESAADSGDEVDDGESTTVSERDQAPTIELDDESVSESTAAAAESTADADEPESGADEPESSADVDESETDATAETGAGRSEKTISIDVPDVENESEDADVDGDQATGETTTEPTENTDDDPESPTIELDNGAGSTDPPDASDGGSAAGSESPSGNEPTPEASSTADEDETELETDDSIFGDESGTVFSDDDEDDAADDDGSLFDERDADDEESIFRDDGDAERTDGNTGIFDTDGDDEGDDA from the coding sequence ATGGCTATTGACGAGGCCGACCAGTCGGATGCCGGGGACTTCTCTGAGGGGGAGGCATCCGACGCTGCGTCGGAGGACGAGCGGTCCCACGAGTCGGGCGCGGACCCGGGTCCGGTATTGAACGCCGGCGCCCGCGTCGGCGAGTACACGTGGGAGGAGTTCATGGACGAGTACGGGCACGGGGACGAAGTGTCCGTCCTCTACCCCGACGAGGAACGCACCGACGCGGACGACCAGCTCGGACTCGACACCGACGAAGATGTCGGTCCGACGGTCCCGAGCGGCGACGACTGGGACCGGGTCGAGTTCGATCCGGAAGCGTATCTCGGCCACCACCCGGACGATCTCACGGAGGACGTGCTGCCGACCGCCGGCGACAACGCCGAGACGCTCTGGGACACCTTCCTCGAGTACGTCGACCCCGAGACGACCCCGGTCGTCAAGGACACCTGGACCTGGGAGCACTACAAGTGGGAATACTACTACGAGGACGACGGCAGCCGCCCGCGCGATTCTGACGGCGAGATCGTCCGCCACGACGAGGAGGAGGCGCTGGGGTTCGATCCCGACACGCTCGAACAGCGGCTCGCGGCGGGCAACGACGCGGCCCTCGAACTCGACGAGATCGTCGAGGAACGAACCGTCAATGTCCAGGACGACATCGACGAGGACGAGTTCTTCTCGACGGCCGCCGGAAACACCACCGTCTCCAACCGCTACGACCTCGAGAAAGCAGTGCCCCTCGAGAAGAAGACCCACTTCCGCGAGGTCGAGCGCTACTGGGTCAACAAGCCCTACGCCTACGTCGTCATCTTCCACTCCGAGAAGGAAAACGAGAAGAAGTACTACCTGATCGAGCCCTACCAGAACGAGATCGAGACGGAACTTCAGGAGTTCCTCTCGGGGAAACTCAGGACCGCGATCAAGTACTCCGAGGACGGCATCAAGGAGAAAGCGACCGAGGACGGCCGACGGTCGGTCATCGAAGACGAGACCCGCAAGCTACTCCGACGGTACGATCTCTTCGAGGCGACCGCCGCCGACGAATCCGAGAGCATCGTCGAACGCCTCCGGGGACTCCTCGACGACGAGGACGTCGACCTCGAGGACGCCGGCCCGAGTCAACTCGAGGGGATCGAGGTCCGTCCGGAACCGGCTATCCTCGAAGACGATCCGGACACGCTGAGCGAGTATCAGGTCGAGAAGCTCCTCTATGCGCTCAAACGCAACTTCATCGGCTACGAGCGTATCGACGGCATCAAACACGACATCAACGTCGAGGACATCTCCTGTGACGGGTACAACTCGCCGGTCTTCGTCTACCACTCCGAGTACGAACAGATCATCTCGAACGTCTACCACGGCGAGGACGAACTCGACGACTTCGTCGTCAAACTCGCCCAGCGCTCCGGGAAAGGGATCAGTAAACGGCTCCCGCAGGTCGACGCGACGCTGCCCGACGGCTCGCGCGCACAGCTCACCCTCGGCGAGGAAGTCTCCGACCACGGGACCAACTACACGATCCGCCAGTTCAAGGACGTCCCCTTCACCCCGATCGACCTCATCAACTGGAACACCTTCAGCCTGGACGAGATGGCGTTCCTCTGGCTCGCCATCGAGAACCACAAGAGCCTGATCTTCGCCGGGGGTACCGCGTCCGGGAAGACGACCTCGCTGAACGCCGTCTCGCTGTTCATCCCCTCGAGCGCGAAGATCGTCTCGATCGAGGACACCCGCGAGGTCGAACTCCCCCAGCGCAACTGGATCGCCAGCGTTACGCGCCCCTCGTTCTCCGACGACGAACAGGGCGACGTCGACGAGTTCGACCTGCTCGAGGCCGCGCTCCGCCAGCGACCCGACTACATCGTGATGGGCGAGATCCGCGGCGAGGAAGGTCGGACGCTGTTCCAGGTCATGTCGACCGGTCACACTACCTACACGACCTTCCACGCCGACTCCGTCGACGAGGTTCTCAAACGGTTCACCACGGACCCGATCAATGTCTCGAAGACGATGTTCACGGCGCTGGACCTGGTCTCGATCCAGACCCAGACGCGGGTTCAGGGCCGGAAGGTCCGCCGGAACAAGTCCCTGACCGAAATCAACCACTACGAGGCCGAACACGACGAGATCAACGTTCAGGACGTCTACCAGTGGCAGGCCGAGACCGACGAGTACCTCAAGATGGGGGACTCGAACACCTTAGAGGAGATCCAGTTCGACCGCGGGTGGAGCAAGGAGAAGCTCGAAGAGGAGCTGTTCAAGCGCGAGGTCATCCTCGCCTACCTCATTAAGAACGGGCTGAACACGTACACCCAGGTCGCCGCGACGATCCAGGCCTTCATCAACGACCCCGACACCATCCTTACGCTCATCGCGAACGGACAGCTCGAGGACAGCCTCGAGGACCTCCGCGAGATGGAGAGCGTCCTGATCGATGTCGATCAGGAGAAAGAGGAACTCGTCCCCCGCCCCGAGGCGACCGACGAGACGTACAACCTCTCGATGGACCTCTTGGAGCGGGCCGAGGAGTCGCTGTTCGAGGAGTACCGCGGCAAGGTTCCCAGCGGCCTGGCGAGCGTGCTCAGCGGCGTCGAAGAAGCGACGAACAAAATCGAAGTCGACGGCACGGACGCCGAGGAGTTCGACTTCGCCGGCGATCTCGACCAGGCGGTCGAGGAGACGGAGTGGGAACTCGGCGACGGCGCGACCGAGTTCGCGGCCGACGACGGGTCCGGAGCCGCCGGTGACGACGCGGAACCGGCGTGGCTCAACGACGACACCGGGTTCGATATCGATGGCGATAACGCGGACACCGCCGACGCGGCGACCGCGGAGGCCGGCTCCGGAGCGAGCGCCGAGACGGCCGCGTCCCCGGACGCGGATTCGGAGCTTCCGGTAGCCGTCGACTCGGATGCTGACGCCGCGGACGCCGCGAACGCCGCGAACTCCAATTCCGCTGACGGCGGGAGTGGTGTGTCGTCGACCACGAGTACGGAGTCGAGCGAGAGCCGGTCCGTCGACGCAGAGGACGAGAGTGAGAGCCCTGAACGGTCCGCACAGTCTACACGGTCCGCGGATTCGACCGCGACCGCAGCCGGGTCCGAATCCGAACCAACCGGATCGACGGTCTTCCCCGGCGACGACACCGAGGACGAGGATCTGGGTGGCCTGTTCGACGATATGGGCGAGACGATCGACGAGCTCGAGGAGCCGACCCAGCCCGACCAGGCGGACGGCGACGGGGCGGCGACCGATTCCGATCCCGACGCGGTGTTCGCGCAGGACGATCTCGATTCGATCTTCGACCCGGATTCCGACGGGTCCGAGTCCGCGGCCGATTCCGGTGACGAAGTCGACGACGGCGAGTCGACGACCGTAAGCGAGCGGGACCAGGCGCCGACGATCGAACTCGACGACGAGTCGGTGTCGGAGTCGACGGCTGCAGCCGCGGAGTCGACCGCGGACGCCGACGAGCCGGAATCGGGTGCGGACGAGCCGGAGTCGAGCGCTGACGTGGACGAGTCCGAGACGGACGCGACTGCGGAAACCGGAGCCGGTCGGTCGGAGAAGACGATCAGTATCGACGTCCCGGACGTCGAAAACGAGAGCGAGGACGCGGACGTGGACGGCGACCAGGCGACGGGCGAGACGACGACGGAACCGACGGAGAACACCGACGACGACCCTGAATCCCCCACGATCGAACTCGACAACGGTGCCGGTTCGACGGATCCGCCGGACGCTTCCGACGGCGGATCAGCGGCTGGGAGCGAGTCTCCGAGCGGTAACGAACCAACACCCGAAGCGTCGTCGACGGCCGACGAGGACGAGACCGAACTCGAGACCGACGATTCGATATTCGGCGACGAATCGGGGACGGTCTTCAGCGACGATGACGAAGACGATGCGGCCGACGATGATGGGTCGCTGTTCGACGAGCGTGACGCGGACGACGAGGAATCGATCTTCAGAGACGACGGTGACGCCGAACGAACGGACGGCAACACCGGCATCTTCGACACCGACGGGGACGACGAGGGCGACGACGCATGA
- a CDS encoding type II secretion system F family protein: protein MSLQTDDGGSGMSASSDALGDRFYPLYDRLFSEDSEFVADVETKLAQGRMTDTVELYLSRAIGVGFISGLCLWLLGLMLGYGLFALGILENDTLIGIPVGHGLLLEIVELLRVPAIVLFTGLIFGSIGFAIGFGSLVAIPYSRASTRKREINMLLTDSVSFMYALSVGGLNQLEIIEAMAQADDTYGEVAKEFQSIVKETEYFDIDYRTAIRKQALETPSDDLSQFLTDMLSIVNSGGDMESFLEDKKEKHMRTAKQEQELTLETLELFGEMYMTLSLFPLLLIIIMVIMQMIPNAGVDDQMLYMTVYALIPMIGVGFIVMVSTVKHDEPGDGYLSMGDGDGDERQSGNSQKQGLLSLGLVEQFTGDRSVFDRIKKREGTYETVQVLTKPHIFFRDHPLITFAVTVPLALVIVVTAMVNGAAPTSWDQLLDRPIWGTFVYVYLPLYVTGIPLSIFREWNVRHRNAVLNNLSENLRKLSSSNDTGLTLLESLKAVSDTTNGTLPREFEMMYTKVNYGMSLKEALIEFNNKYHIPRLARTTRLITEAQEASNQISSVLRTAAHASENHDDIERERKSRTRMQIVIIIMTFMTVLAVIAILKTQFIDTMAGLETSGGSKAGGGGAGGGGAGGLDGANLSENIDVDMLSVLFFHAVTLQGIISGFICGYIRDADLLSGLKYAVGLASVALIGWTLVA from the coding sequence ATGAGCCTGCAAACTGACGACGGCGGTTCGGGAATGTCGGCCAGCTCCGATGCGCTGGGCGACCGATTCTATCCCCTATACGATCGGCTGTTCAGTGAGGACAGCGAGTTCGTCGCCGACGTCGAGACCAAGCTCGCCCAGGGTCGGATGACCGACACGGTCGAACTCTACCTCTCCCGGGCGATCGGTGTCGGCTTCATCAGCGGGCTGTGTCTCTGGCTGCTCGGATTGATGCTCGGGTACGGGCTCTTCGCGCTCGGCATCCTCGAGAACGACACGTTGATCGGCATCCCGGTCGGCCACGGGTTGCTTCTCGAGATCGTCGAACTGCTGCGCGTTCCGGCGATCGTTCTCTTCACCGGACTCATATTCGGTTCGATCGGCTTCGCGATCGGCTTCGGCTCGCTGGTCGCGATTCCCTACTCGCGCGCGTCCACCCGCAAGCGTGAGATCAACATGCTGTTGACCGACTCGGTCTCGTTCATGTACGCCCTGTCGGTCGGCGGCCTGAACCAACTCGAGATCATCGAGGCGATGGCCCAGGCCGACGATACCTACGGCGAGGTGGCCAAGGAGTTCCAGAGCATCGTCAAGGAGACCGAGTACTTCGACATCGACTACCGGACGGCTATCCGAAAACAAGCTCTCGAGACGCCCAGCGACGACCTCTCGCAGTTTCTGACCGACATGCTCTCGATCGTTAACAGCGGCGGTGACATGGAGAGTTTCCTCGAGGATAAGAAGGAAAAGCACATGCGGACTGCGAAGCAGGAACAGGAACTCACCCTCGAGACGCTCGAGTTGTTCGGCGAGATGTACATGACGCTGTCGCTGTTCCCCCTGCTTTTGATCATCATCATGGTCATCATGCAGATGATTCCGAACGCCGGCGTCGATGACCAGATGCTCTACATGACCGTCTACGCGCTGATCCCGATGATCGGCGTGGGCTTCATCGTGATGGTCTCGACGGTCAAGCACGACGAACCGGGCGACGGCTATCTTTCGATGGGCGATGGCGACGGTGACGAGCGCCAGAGCGGAAACAGCCAGAAACAGGGACTACTGAGTCTCGGTCTCGTCGAGCAGTTCACCGGCGATCGAAGCGTCTTCGACCGAATCAAAAAGCGCGAGGGGACCTACGAGACGGTACAGGTACTAACGAAGCCGCACATCTTCTTCCGTGATCACCCGCTGATCACGTTCGCGGTGACGGTCCCCCTGGCACTGGTCATCGTCGTAACGGCCATGGTCAACGGCGCGGCCCCAACGTCGTGGGACCAACTCCTCGACCGGCCGATCTGGGGGACGTTCGTCTACGTCTACCTCCCGCTGTACGTCACGGGGATCCCCCTGTCCATCTTCCGCGAGTGGAACGTCCGCCACAGGAACGCCGTGCTCAACAACCTCTCGGAGAACCTGCGCAAACTTTCGAGTTCGAACGATACTGGGCTGACGCTGCTCGAATCGCTTAAAGCGGTGTCCGATACTACGAACGGGACGTTACCGCGCGAATTCGAGATGATGTACACGAAGGTCAACTACGGGATGAGCCTGAAGGAGGCGCTCATCGAGTTTAATAACAAGTACCATATTCCGCGACTCGCCCGGACGACGCGCCTGATCACGGAGGCCCAGGAGGCCTCGAACCAGATCTCGAGCGTGCTGCGGACGGCCGCTCACGCCAGCGAGAATCACGACGACATCGAGCGCGAACGCAAGTCCCGAACCCGAATGCAGATCGTGATCATCATCATGACCTTCATGACGGTCCTGGCGGTGATTGCGATCCTCAAGACGCAGTTCATCGATACGATGGCCGGCCTCGAGACCAGCGGTGGCTCCAAGGCCGGCGGTGGCGGCGCCGGCGGCGGTGGCGCAGGCGGTCTCGACGGTGCCAACCTCAGCGAGAACATCGACGTCGACATGCTGTCGGTGTTGTTCTTCCACGCGGTGACGCTGCAGGGGATCATCTCCGGATTCATCTGCGGCTACATCCGCGACGCCGACCTGTTGAGCGGGTTGAAGTACGCGGTCGGACTGGCCTCGGTCGCGCTTATCGGCTGGACGCTGGTGGCCTGA
- a CDS encoding DUF7287 family protein has protein sequence MTRQRTDDGRRVGTGTRAQRPRTISVSLRDRGQTTQDFAVGIGVFLLAIAFVFSFLPSLITPFDSSVGGAETAQADRIADRVVHDLETETQNEVSVSRFEDNYVNASDSDLIERLGIRGDIDEELTYDRVNVRIESINGSDTVAKTDGQKLAAGSEYDNQSAASAARIVTLDDKSDLEPDDRPAYRLVVRAW, from the coding sequence ATGACCCGACAACGCACCGACGACGGAAGGCGAGTCGGAACCGGAACGCGCGCTCAGCGACCGCGGACGATCTCCGTCTCGCTGCGCGACCGGGGACAGACCACTCAGGACTTCGCCGTTGGCATCGGCGTCTTCCTGCTGGCGATCGCCTTCGTCTTCTCGTTTCTCCCGTCGCTCATCACACCGTTCGATTCCTCGGTCGGCGGAGCCGAGACGGCCCAGGCGGATCGGATCGCAGACCGGGTCGTTCACGATCTCGAGACCGAGACGCAAAACGAGGTCAGCGTCAGCCGATTTGAAGACAACTACGTCAACGCTTCGGACTCGGACCTGATCGAACGGCTCGGTATTCGCGGCGATATCGACGAGGAACTCACATACGACCGTGTCAACGTTCGGATCGAGTCGATCAACGGCTCGGATACTGTCGCGAAGACCGACGGTCAAAAATTGGCTGCGGGATCCGAGTACGACAATCAATCGGCAGCGAGCGCGGCTCGTATCGTCACGCTCGACGATAAAAGCGATCTCGAGCCCGATGACCGGCCCGCATATCGGCTCGTAGTGAGGGCCTGGTGA
- a CDS encoding DUF7288 family protein has protein sequence MKGNKDRGQAYTLEGFIGAMVVLMAVLFALQSVVITPTTGGLADRTVQTQIQQEAQDALIVSNQANGNLSKTLRNWNESTGFEGADQPPAPDEGNDEENQTYSVDRFANESKLGYVLKERFAENGWSYNVELHPEKGENRTLVYQGSPPSSALTASYTVTLYDNQTVTSEWSDEQIQNVSEENQAIPRGYEDETETPLYNVVEVRVIVW, from the coding sequence ATGAAAGGAAATAAAGACCGCGGCCAGGCCTACACGCTCGAGGGTTTCATCGGGGCGATGGTCGTTCTGATGGCCGTCCTGTTCGCGTTGCAGTCGGTCGTGATCACGCCGACGACGGGTGGCCTGGCCGACCGAACAGTGCAGACGCAGATCCAACAGGAAGCACAGGACGCGCTGATCGTTTCGAACCAAGCGAACGGAAACCTCTCCAAAACGCTCCGGAACTGGAACGAGAGCACCGGATTCGAGGGCGCGGACCAACCGCCGGCACCCGATGAGGGGAACGACGAGGAGAATCAAACCTACTCCGTGGACCGGTTTGCGAACGAATCCAAACTCGGATACGTCCTGAAGGAGCGGTTCGCTGAAAACGGATGGAGCTACAACGTCGAACTCCACCCGGAAAAGGGTGAGAACCGAACGCTCGTCTATCAGGGTAGCCCGCCGTCGAGCGCGTTGACGGCGAGTTATACCGTTACGCTGTACGACAATCAGACGGTGACATCGGAGTGGTCAGATGAGCAGATCCAGAACGTGAGTGAGGAAAACCAGGCTATTCCCCGCGGATATGAGGATGAAACAGAGACACCACTGTACAACGTCGTTGAGGTTCGGGTGATCGTATGGTAG
- a CDS encoding DUF7266 family protein: MSISITHVLTIGITTILIAMVLTSAGTMVDTETDRSAESSLETVGERLADEIGNVDQIATGTTDDVTVVAEHPQTVASTRYTVELTEDCGPLIADSTACLKLTAHDADAIAYVPVKTDAGIDESSASGGTIEISYDGAVDEISITEGRR, translated from the coding sequence GTGTCGATTTCGATCACGCACGTCCTGACCATCGGGATCACGACGATCCTCATCGCGATGGTGTTGACGAGCGCCGGAACCATGGTGGACACGGAGACCGATCGCAGCGCGGAATCGTCCCTCGAGACGGTCGGCGAGCGCCTGGCCGATGAGATCGGAAACGTCGATCAAATCGCAACCGGGACGACCGACGACGTTACCGTCGTGGCCGAGCATCCGCAGACGGTCGCGAGTACGCGGTACACGGTCGAGTTGACCGAGGATTGTGGGCCGCTGATCGCCGATTCGACTGCGTGTCTGAAATTGACGGCACACGACGCCGATGCGATCGCGTACGTTCCGGTCAAGACCGATGCGGGGATCGACGAGAGTTCGGCGAGCGGCGGGACGATCGAGATCAGCTACGATGGAGCTGTGGACGAAATTTCGATCACGGAGGGACGCCGATGA
- a CDS encoding DUF7289 family protein has protein sequence MRRSRPWKTTRARSDDRAVSDVLAFILVFAIILGSVALLSTTGFQAMNDYQEGEQLRNAERAMEALAVNFNDVIRYNGVEQRYGELSLRDGTVSTGDTGTELNITITDSGTSETIGITDDRFTGYGDETTADLGEFTYTTNGNRIAYEGGGLARGDESESWSTALKRPQIRCGDDVAVISLVTISADDRSIQSSGGLGVTMTVENRSSKVYTGADDVSITVENSTYEDAWNATLESGTWGSDTPGTCEFEHDSGRVVVTLVDADLEY, from the coding sequence ATGAGACGATCACGACCCTGGAAGACGACGCGAGCGCGGAGCGACGACCGCGCAGTCTCCGACGTGCTCGCGTTCATCCTCGTGTTCGCGATCATCCTCGGGTCGGTCGCACTGTTATCGACGACCGGCTTTCAGGCGATGAACGACTATCAGGAGGGGGAACAGCTTCGAAACGCCGAGCGAGCGATGGAGGCTCTCGCTGTAAACTTCAACGACGTCATTCGGTACAACGGCGTCGAACAGCGCTACGGTGAGCTCTCACTTCGGGACGGAACGGTCTCGACCGGCGATACCGGAACGGAGCTAAATATTACGATCACCGATAGTGGGACGTCAGAGACCATCGGTATCACCGACGATCGGTTCACTGGCTACGGTGACGAAACGACGGCCGATCTCGGCGAATTCACGTACACGACGAACGGAAATCGAATCGCGTACGAAGGCGGTGGCCTCGCGCGGGGAGACGAGTCGGAATCCTGGAGTACCGCCCTCAAACGGCCACAAATTCGCTGTGGTGACGACGTAGCGGTCATCTCGCTCGTAACGATCTCCGCGGATGACCGCTCGATACAGAGCAGCGGCGGACTCGGGGTTACGATGACCGTCGAAAATCGCAGTAGCAAGGTGTACACCGGCGCTGATGACGTTTCGATAACGGTCGAGAACTCCACGTACGAGGATGCCTGGAACGCGACGCTCGAAAGCGGCACCTGGGGGAGCGACACTCCGGGAACGTGTGAATTCGAGCACGACTCTGGACGAGTCGTCGTGACCCTCGTCGACGCCGATCTCGAGTACTGA
- a CDS encoding CheR family methyltransferase, whose protein sequence is MIGNDRTSDSGSNNDGRNGDDNADGDEAFADLLAFVEDELAFATSHYNDSYLDRRVSSRMRRTQNETYGAYFEKLRADPDEQKALLEALSINVTGFFRNPDVWSGIRTVLRRLSANTDTVRIWSTACADGREPYSLAMLAHDDPQIDESTIHVLGTDISTPALETARKGVYEESRTVDLDDQLSFLDDYRRYVDVDGRTYRIRNEIQRAVTFQRHDLINDEPKAGFDLVVCRNLFIYIDNAHKQSMLGTIAQSMRPDGYLVIGKAETIPPTLQSAFAVREARLRIYQREAGDTNVGQPDRRANSGSEI, encoded by the coding sequence GTGATCGGAAACGACAGGACGAGCGACAGCGGCTCGAACAACGACGGCAGGAACGGTGACGATAACGCCGACGGGGACGAGGCGTTCGCCGACCTCCTTGCGTTCGTCGAGGACGAACTGGCTTTCGCGACGAGCCACTACAACGATAGCTACCTCGACCGGCGCGTCTCCTCGCGGATGCGCCGGACCCAAAACGAGACGTATGGCGCGTACTTCGAGAAGCTGCGCGCCGATCCGGACGAGCAGAAGGCGCTGCTCGAAGCGTTGAGTATCAACGTCACGGGTTTCTTCCGCAACCCCGATGTCTGGTCGGGGATCCGGACGGTTCTCCGGCGACTCTCCGCGAACACCGACACCGTTCGCATCTGGAGCACCGCCTGTGCCGACGGCCGGGAGCCGTACTCGCTGGCGATGCTTGCTCACGACGATCCCCAGATCGACGAGTCGACAATCCACGTCCTCGGGACCGACATCAGTACCCCGGCGCTCGAGACGGCCCGAAAAGGGGTCTACGAGGAATCCCGAACCGTCGACTTAGACGACCAGCTGTCCTTTCTCGACGACTACCGCCGCTACGTCGACGTGGACGGCCGGACCTACCGAATCCGAAACGAGATTCAGCGGGCCGTTACGTTTCAGCGCCACGACCTGATCAACGACGAGCCGAAGGCCGGCTTCGATCTCGTCGTCTGTCGCAATCTCTTTATCTACATCGACAACGCGCACAAACAGTCGATGCTGGGGACGATCGCCCAGTCGATGCGTCCGGACGGTTACCTCGTCATCGGCAAGGCCGAGACGATCCCGCCCACCCTTCAGTCGGCCTTCGCCGTCCGCGAGGCTCGTCTGCGCATCTACCAGCGGGAAGCGGGCGACACGAACGTCGGGCAGCCCGACCGCCGCGCGAACTCGGGTTCCGAAATCTGA
- a CDS encoding chemotaxis protein CheD translates to MKTYGTEPGAPTPVQVGISELIVSDGDDTLKSYGLGSCLAIALYDSQTEIGGLAHVMLPDGDTADNSDRKPGKYADTAIRALLRRMVEQGASYTDVEAKIAGGSDMFEFESFGDGVGQRNIAAAKEELEKLGVPLEAEDVGGEHGRTVEFTPGSGTLVVKTSNGDNEVKEL, encoded by the coding sequence ATGAAGACCTACGGGACCGAACCAGGCGCACCGACGCCGGTCCAGGTCGGCATCTCCGAACTGATCGTCAGCGACGGTGACGACACGCTCAAATCCTACGGGCTTGGATCGTGTTTGGCCATCGCGCTGTACGATTCCCAGACGGAGATCGGCGGATTGGCACACGTCATGTTACCCGACGGCGACACCGCGGACAACAGCGACCGCAAACCCGGGAAGTACGCCGACACGGCGATCCGCGCGCTGTTGCGCCGGATGGTCGAGCAGGGAGCCAGCTACACGGACGTCGAAGCGAAGATCGCCGGCGGCAGCGACATGTTCGAGTTCGAGAGCTTCGGCGATGGCGTCGGTCAGCGAAACATCGCCGCCGCGAAGGAGGAACTCGAGAAACTCGGCGTGCCGCTCGAGGCCGAGGACGTCGGCGGCGAGCACGGACGGACCGTCGAGTTCACGCCCGGTTCCGGAACGCTCGTCGTGAAGACCTCGAACGGAGACAACGAAGTGAAAGAACTGTGA